GTTTCATTAAAGTTCTAACagattttcaaacaaatacatatataaaactatcaaGTTTACATATAACTCTGCGAATAACTTCTCAAACATGTCAACGGACGAAACAAATTCAAGCTGCTTTggaccaatataataataaattgatttcaagAACTTCATTCATTGAATTAGTTGCATACAAATACAGAAAacgtgtaaatattaaaacaatgaattaatatgtttatatgttatatttttcaattataaattattatttccagaTTATCCCTCCTTCAGTTAACCGTGAAACATAAAATGCTATCAAAATAATCTGTCACgagtaaattttgttttaattggctaactttttttatattcataataataagacttttataaataaaaactaagctAAAGTTACATTTGGATTATAGACCTCTTTATCAACATCTATATTGAatacatatgttttttttttaattttacatataattattttaattggccaactttttataaatttgtaatttatttgtaataatacagttttttataaacttataacaatatgtgtatataagttcagctattttataaataaaaactaagctAAATTTATACTAGAATAAAGAAACTTGTAATTTGGTACTATCGATATActatcgaaaaaataatcgattttaattttggtgcAAATTACAATTCTTATTTCTTACTACCTGAAGATGGTGTAAATAACATATCCTTATTTTGGTGCAAATTACAAacgcattttaaaaaaaaatggtgcaAATTACACATGTTGTGTTTATTTTGGGTCAATTTTGGTGCAATTGACTACAgccgtattattatgtattggtGGTATTTCGGCCGGAGAAAAAACtacccttttttttattataattacacctAGGAATAGAGTCCGACGTTTCGGACGTTTAATACGTGTTGTACGTTTTAGACCCAGTTTTTCATTGAGTTATCTGACGGATAAGAAAAATTGATCAATTTCGGTTTTTCAATGTCGGAATAAACTTTATCAGACGGATATTGTTTCAGATAAGTTATCCGTTACTTTTTGTATCAAATAAATCTTATTCGACGGATAACTAAcagtttataacaaaaatatggtTTGTTAGACGTCTCGGACGTTTCAGTTGAGGGAGAACGACAGCGACACAGATATAAAATCaaggtatttttataactgctaacatttttttcattattttataaaaatattaaccagTTGtctaactaatttaaaaaaaaaaattgagcctatattaaatgtttaaaaattcttcTTAAAAAAAAGGATTTACCTATACCATCCTTTATaggttgtgaaaaaaaatattttagcacCCGTAACTCtaaaactaaatactaaaaaaaaaaaaaaattaatagaaatgttTTCCaaactatttgaatataatactagATGTGAAAGATCCACTAACAAAGTGTAGCACCAGTTatgtaatattcaaaacaataataattgatttagtaCTACAACGAGTGGTTATAATTGTTCTTCAGTGAATACTGTTTGAGATTTCGCAATTCCACATAATGTGCTAAACAATTGATGACTGATGTGCTAacttttagtgtttttaaataattaaattctctaaatatattcaaattttacttattttatttaaaacaatatttaactatactctatttactatatataacacattttttgccaataattatatttaagtagtcGTTGTCTTCATAGTGTACAAAAATAACCATCAAAATAATACAGCTAAACAAATTTTGCTGACAAATAGTCCAATTGCCACTACCTGCACTGGTAAACATGAAGCTCtacattataaaaccaatGTACACGTCATTTTTATTGGTGACTTTTTTCGTGGCATTATCCtcgtaagttaaaaattaattataaattacatgtcttttgataaaattttatttcagttcaatatcaatttttacaattgatggaaaaacatatttagattcagaatatgaattaatttttggagGACGCaaagttttaagtaaatataaataattagaaataataaattagaatatattatttttgtgttggtATCTTGATATTATGATggttaaattcaattaatttattttgtgacttcataaaaatgtaaaaagtttCTTTCACACCTACAcagaaagttaaatttttgatgCCAGTCAATACACGTTGTAAAATTACCGTTTTCTGTCAGTTctgttaatgttttttttttttttgatactataaaaataacaagacGAAATAACTGTCAATTATCGGTTAAAATgtcatattcataaaattattcataacactggattatgtataaatacattatttttattaatagttctCATGTTCCATTTCTTCTATCATATTAAGGAACTTGTACGATACAACTTTAAccttagttatatttaactataataataagatcttAACACTCAAACACGAATTACGtcgtgtattatactatattttttaactattttttttcgaatttatattatttcagatataaatcaaaacaCGATTACAGGATTGAAAAACTATAGACCATTGTCTgacgatgaaaaaataattatacaggagaaaaagaaaataatagacATACAGAGGGAAAAGGAAAGGCAAATCAGGGACGAAGAAAGAGAAAAGGAACGACAATTGCGCGATGCCGAAAGGGAGAGGCAGCGGAAACAACGCGAATTCGAACGGGAAGCACGTAATAAGGAAAGAGAGATGTTCCGACAACAACGAGAAGAAGATAGGATACAACGCGATTTGCAGAGACAGAGAGATCAATATTTACGAGAAGAGAATAGGAATGAGCAGCTAAGACGGCGTGACGAGGAGCGACAAATGCGCGACGCGCAAAGAGAAAAGGAACAACAACAGCGCGGGGCCGAGTGGTCACAGCGCGGATTGGCAAGACTGCAAGAGCAACAACAGCGTGAAGAAAACAGAGCGGCGGACCTGAGAAAACGCGAGGAAAATCGTGCGATGCTCGAGGCGCAGAAAGAAATGAACCGATCAAATCGGTATGCCGAAAAAGCACAAACCAAAGCGGAAACGACACAGCAACAGCGAAGACGCGATCTCGAACTCAGAGAAGGAATACAAATACATCGCAAACTGGAAAAAGTGAAATCCAATGTTGGGCGACCATCGAGAAACGACGAAAACGACAAGAAACGAAGCGCCGAGAGCTCCGAGAGCAAGGCGGTCGCGCCGAAGAGACAGATTAGCCGCAAAAATACGCCTTATGGCAACCGTGGAGCTGGAAACGTAAGAATGacaaaccaaaataaaataagttttaggGGTAACGAGATTACCTTTTAAATGAGTACGACTCAAACGGAGCTTacgtcaaaatatgtattaatttcaatatcatagttttaacaaataattcaattttgtatcgtaatttattaatcgCGATGGTCACTCCGGCTCAATACGAAATAATGcgtaatctataatatagtcatatatatttatgactgGGTTAATGTAAACGTACTAAACGTCATATTGAATATTaccgtttaaaataattggtacctatacttataacGCTTTTTGTATTGTAGtctcataatttatacacgaAATTGTAACCATACGGTATAAACGTTTGGTATACTCGTACAGCTGTGTCGGGCCACAACGGtgcaatattcaaaataatataatatatgttttactacataatattttaaaattatcattatattatataatacctatctagtacctatattttttgcgaatatataaaaaacgataattacttcaaaaagcaatacatcataatatttatgttgctcttattatacttatatcctTAAGCCAGACTGACACGCTATATCCTTATTCCTtagttaagtttttattttttttttttttttttgctccgGTATACTCTATACGACTGGTATTAACACCACGTTACGGAAAATCCACAGAGAAACCTGTTATCAGAGAATCCACAGAAAACTCATCCAGAGATAGGGTACTGTGTGTACGCTCGTAAATTCCtgtacaaaaatgaataagaaAGGAGTATGGgaaaataatgtacctaatttaaatattatttttcatggttagtaaatacaataaataatataataatcatttatactttctcattatattttaagtaaaaagaaaaaaaccaaGAACGGGGACGTGATCGGTCGTCGTATTTATTGTGCACTGACAGTGTTaggtttataaactatataaccaAATATTACTTGATTCTTAAGTGTCCGATTATGTCGATTGCACcatgttcaaaaatatattaatttatagaagtCACTTTATTGGCACTTAggatttagtttaataatatttaaaccattaaaaatatagatatcacACGCGACGTATGCACGACTGACTATAACattgttacatattttagtcTTCGCGTTCCACTCGCACAGACGTTGAACTAAATTAACACTGATCCGTTTAATCGGGTGGCGTGTcacttttctataatataataatattacgctaAAATTATCGCGAGTGACGATGGTTAATAATCAATACTTAGTAATCATCTCGAACAATCGTATTCCCCTTGtcttctagatttttttgaaatgccaTACATGCACATATGATTGCCTACCTTTCGCAGCGCAACATATCGTTAGATTACgtgacaatttataatatattgtatacgtataatttcTAACTGCTTAATGATATCGTTGTGACTGAATGACTGAACGAATTTGATgtccaaattaaaatactattaatcaaTAGATTTGACGACAAAAATCACACATGTGTACTCTAAAtgtcttttttattaaattattattaaataataataatttcagcgGTCGTCGTGCGTCTatactgttatatatatacaggtatTTCATAGGCAGTAATGGCGATTAGACTCCTTAGCAAGGGTATTAGCAGAGATGTATacttttcaaattgtatttaaaattttgaactcAAAAGCGTTTGTgcgtgtgtatttttttatgaatttaaaaaatgtagtggCACATTTTAGTATCGAGaaacataatcataatacTTTCAGGTTTCCGAATCAAAAGGGCAACTTTTTAAGTACGAACGACCTAatgttattcttaaattatgtatttattcaaattctgattattgaaattattacacTAGGATCatcacaaatatttaacaatgattattttattaatatttataattttaattattacaaaaaatatatattgctttcaaatttaaatgtttgaacaCGTAATATcatttcaaattcaatattaatattaataaatattataatacactaaaattgcaattatttgtcattaaatgcgagaaagtattttataattttacgcattttaaaacatactcaaacatatataggtacaaatagtttattattttgaaatattaaaaaataaactgataAGTAAAGCTTACCTGTCACGACTTCcaataataatcgtttaatataataaaaataataataataggtattctaTTTTctgatgaaatatatatatatatatacatatatcatacaaaattgacagttataacttaatattagatatgaatcttcattcattattatcctaattattttactattaactatCATAATGGGCACTTTCGTCGTTTTGCTACACAGTGTACCGCATCATTCGTGAGTTATCTTCGACACCCTTAACCtctgtaattttatttcgtcCCGGCATTTCTTCAAATTTTCCATGGCTTATAGCTTCTTGTGGGACTTCGTCGTTTGTTAAGTTTTTGAGTTGTTGCTGTTCTTCtcctttaaacaatttatccaATTCATTTTCACGGTCCTCTAATCTTTTCACATTTTCCGCCTCCCGTTGAGATAATATatcattcgatttttttaattgatctactaaaattaatctttCAGGAAGCgtcaatgattttataatgtttaatttcaatttttgggTATAGCCATTCACAATTCCTAtcaatatatagaaaaaacaatttagtttACCATTGGCTAGAAATTAATACATCTCATAactaaatatcttattataaaaaaatatttacaataaagactaaaaaataaacttaaagagcactatatcactaagtgtaatgattttgatatattataattttacggaTTATTTTTTCTAGGCCTACTTACTAaaagtaatgtataaaatataaattgtatcgtTACCCTTTAAGCGTATGttacactaattattatactaaaatataattaaaataaatacattttattataaaagattcAAGTGTTTCATTATAtggaaatcattaatattacagtcacagttattaaaaacgaACGCATTTATGAAtgcattttgttaataatatacaaataattaataaaattcatttaaaatattaagcaaaatatacagtattaataatagaatcGTAGAGagtgtaacaaaaaaataaagaatataattaataaataaatcaaatacaaattaaatttaaaaaaataatttgaataaacatttttaatactgttttattatatttattaagttaaaatgtatagtttttttattttatttgcctATTCTAGATTTTATACTGATTTAAAAAAGTctttaaatgcaattatttattttttgttcaaaatgtattaatttatataactataactaaGACTTTCAATGCAGAAGTGATTTAAGTATAGAAATATCTGTAATCTGGCCAATTTTTCACTtaacaattgtataaaataaaaaaatttcatcttAAATACTttccaattataatttattttgttgtttgtatacaaacattttgagtgttaaatatataatatctatgaaaGAATGAAATGTATGTTGATTAGTGGCTTTGAAACAATATTAagttatgcataatattatgtataatgtatactaataatacttgTGACActattgatgataatatattaaatacattattcacaaattataattgtttagtatATAACTAATCCTCCACAGAAGGTACCTATGCAGTactcatttattaaattataatttaaatataaaataaataaaattctatatatgTACCATCTTGTATATTGCCATTATCGGGTGCTTCTACTATATACTGGCcattcaaatatgtttttccTCCAAAGGATAGTAgagaaattctaaaaattaaaatagttttaagtcttatgttatgaaaataatatatttttactcacTTCGAAGACACAAATGGGGTTAAGACACTAATTAAGCATAAGTATACCgctaacattttgtaaataatttcaatacaactaaataaaagaattaagAAATAAGTTTACCAACATCAGTagtttcacaaaaatatatatttactattaaatcccaatacatagaataatagcatttttgaataattattcctacaaa
This sequence is a window from Rhopalosiphum maidis isolate BTI-1 chromosome 1, ASM367621v3, whole genome shotgun sequence. Protein-coding genes within it:
- the LOC113556809 gene encoding histone-lysine N-methyltransferase, H3 lysine-79 specific-like, coding for MKLYIIKPMYTSFLLVTFFVALSSSISIFTIDGKTYLDSEYELIFGGRKVLNINQNTITGLKNYRPLSDDEKIIIQEKKKIIDIQREKERQIRDEEREKERQLRDAERERQRKQREFEREARNKEREMFRQQREEDRIQRDLQRQRDQYLREENRNEQLRRRDEERQMRDAQREKEQQQRGAEWSQRGLARLQEQQQREENRAADLRKREENRAMLEAQKEMNRSNRYAEKAQTKAETTQQQRRRDLELREGIQIHRKLEKVKSNVGRPSRNDENDKKRSAESSESKAVAPKRQISRKNTPYGNRGAGNVRMTNQNKISFRGNEITF
- the LOC113558719 gene encoding uncharacterized protein LOC113558719, with the protein product MLAVYLCLISVLTPFVSSKISLLSFGGKTYLNGQYIVEAPDNGNIQDGIVNGYTQKLKLNIIKSLTLPERLILVDQLKKSNDILSQREAENVKRLEDRENELDKLFKGEEQQQLKNLTNDEVPQEAISHGKFEEMPGRNKITEVKGVEDNSRMMRYTV